A stretch of Plectropomus leopardus isolate mb chromosome 24, YSFRI_Pleo_2.0, whole genome shotgun sequence DNA encodes these proteins:
- the pcid2 gene encoding PCI domain-containing protein 2, translating to MNILAITQDPSEPLRAPQDPQNLSGLHRFNHCTPVYTSLQSLRVQSSQSDGEVLFQGHMPTHQLLRKYDLMQFADVTRAVSEGNLLLLNEALSKHETFFIRCGIFLILEKLRIITYRNLFKKVYLLLRTHQLPLDAFLVALKMMQLEDVDIDEVQCILANLIYVGHIKGYISHQHQKLVVSKQNPFPPLSSVS from the exons atgaacattttggccataactcaggacCCCTCAGAACCTCTCAGGGCTCCTCAGGACCCTCAGAACCTCTCAGG TTTACACCGGTTTAACCACTGCACACCAGTTTACACGAGTTTACAGTCGCTCAGAGTCCAGTCCTCCCAGTCTGACGGCGAAGTCTTGTTTCAGGGTCACATGCCGACTCATCAGCTGCTGAGGAAATACGACCTCATGCAGTTCGCCGACGTCACCAGAGCTGTGAG CGAGGggaacctgctgctgctgaacgAGGCGCTGTCCAAACACGAGACCTTCTTCATCCGCTGCGGGATCTTCCTGATCCTGGAGAAGCTCCGGATCATCACCTACAGGAACCTCTTCAAGAAAGT GTACCTCCTGCTGAGGACTCATCAGCTGCCTCTGGACGCCTTCCTGGTGGCTCTGAAGATGATGCAGCTGGAGGACGTGGACATCGACGAGGTGCAGTGTATCCTCGCCAACCTCATCTATGTG GGTCACATCAAAGGGTACATCTCCCATCAGCACCAGAAGCTGGTGGTCAGTAAACAGAACCcgttccctcctctctcttcagtCTCTTAG
- the LOC121963057 gene encoding BCL-6 corepressor-like: MVDTSTSLRMNPLAALSIDCNALVRDNNRPLGGLFYPGVNPLSAEKPQEAGASLALGYNLLYKPGVPLLDGQKSTGEYVGLYKTPQGLQKPLVIPAGGDGLSLDRRVQPSDKQSEVGLSGAGNFLRLPWISPYTDAMMYPFLDMAYKASFLSQQPLLHQQLAYQSLCAAGVGGGSHGEDRLCYLPHYGPAHISSPLGSLIRIPAAPPAPAGLSPLPHPQDKPLQGLGPQVQQEHSAFTSSPQIHQDPKPQAGLNIKRQHGSNTKSSQPSSTKNTVSSSCGGTGGAPVSSSAPTAPSEAPAVTHPPCSAPPPLSSTSTGLQRSLHRSIDPASLSAAHSSYSSEHCSPIKQTKDTSSDCSGSDKCLSPAKTSVDRAGPQTSVKTTKEKPLDLSAKELEELSNGFPSKLEALAKLGYLPPSYHGLVTSQDRSLKEGLPPPVSTPAQDHLRTPDRPEMISTGPSSWIVPSPIVTSDLSRGSRILKNKSADAHHKHSPGSTTVHVTSAPSLASRERPSASTPPPQSKVEWRRVPPTDVESKGETCARPEKPPESRPPPQQTRGGNSSSQTDGDSYLPPGLAYTNRYIPYSAAENMSLTIPGKGLVYSHQAALTSSSFYPPRIAPKPPYGVHPNQGDFMTYQTSQGVPPPSVSSHPGPEPQDKTWNNAPHRNQDRLDNERDKSTKHTMRSSGKSLPAASDNVVCIDLVREDTDEDLSTSKHGRDKSSKQGGSSCNQVQDTEPRPPKTLHPSQAAEPRQDIPPSKPPHHNSSSSPAGEILEEVPGEEEPLSPFLDIPEEQTMRCARTSPQQFSRRRKTGSSGGAEGLIAADHVNNKAEPDASAGGHPEHRPSKSSNSSGPSSKESCFSDQKSNLGSVCTVIGPKSPSDCLVTACRSLNPTVMTQRAPLTANINSRGPTCNSGDVNRSFVGPCCRNLTLRTQTTEPGLLSGPPPGNNKPDCRSVNPRLTNCGNRGAVPSSSETMNRRAPECGQTCFNCPNSGDVLSEGQTSGKNSPRVTCQHLSSGCPTNKPLLNKDLSLEETESTTVPAAGVGGGNEDIQDSTDLADEDEGPCCSKTRHSNLAKCIANSSGYVGDRFKCVATELDADSSQLSREQRALQRAMLHFSELELQESEGGGGEEEGGEERGLTAASGETELADGQQGDAGKEEEEEEEERRKEGGGGRTPSAAAATEAPRGFDPSCPHSRLPVLQEKEDGPVEEQSLIRQRTFLSVFQGNSLTTLGHSHCGATINRRRLLSLEPFHQSSISLKRGREEDREEDREKDREDIEEDREEDGMSDSPPEDSKRLKVRIELNGLRLNKPRLPSELGQWVPSSQRSSEVDNKWKSEVRGRSEVNGGWCDPAFVRRDDHRVFCVAPPSSATALLRLPCSSAPWQPSQSSLSSSFTSSFRSSRLQDKHQRLRETHRASGFLPSLPPLPPPSSSSPDLHLLRCHDDDLHKPKGKRSCKTKHTGGEMAREEERDGGSDEEMSGEVRGALVSLFSLILLFVFFVF, from the exons GTTCCCCTGCTGGACGGCCAAAAGTCCACAGGTGAATATGTTGGACTCTATAAGACTCCTCAAGGACTGCAGAAGCCCCTGGTGATCCCTGCAGGGGGTGATGGTCTGAGTCTGGACCGCAGAGTTCAGCCCAGTGACAAGCAGTCAGAGGTGGGTCTGAGTGGTGCTGGCAACTTCCTGAGGTTGCCCTGGATCAGCCCTTACACTGATGCAATGATGTACCCCTTTCTGGACATGGCCTATAAGGCGTCCTTCCTGTCCCAGCAGCCCCTCCTCCACCAGCAGCTGGCCTACCAGTCCCTGTGTGCAGCAGGGGTGGGAGGCGGCTCACATGGGGAGGACAGACTCTGCTACCTGCCTCACTATGGCCCGGCACATATCTCCTCCCCCCTGGGCTCTCTGATCCGGATCCCTGCAGCCCCCCCAGCCCCTGCTGGCCTTTCACCCCTGCCCCACCCCCAGGACAAGCCCTTACAAGGCCTTGGTCCTCAGGTGCAGCAGGAGCACTCTGCTTTCACCAGCAGTCCACAGATCCACCAGGACCCAAAGCCTCAAGCTGGTCTTAACATCAAGCGACAACACGGCAGCAACACAAAGTCCAGTCAACCCAGTTCCACCAAGAACACTGTCAGTAGCAGCTGTGGTGGGACAGGTGGGGCCCCTGTTAGCAGTTCAGCCCCCACTGCCCCCTCAGAGGCCCCTGCAGTCACCCATCCTCCCTGTTCAGCTCCTCCCCCCCTCAGCAGCACCTCCACGGGCCTCCAGAGGTCTCTGCACAGGAGCATCGACCCGGCCTCCCTGTCGGCGGCTCACTCCTCCTACAGCTCTGAGCACTGCTCCCCCATCAAACAAACTAAAGACACCTCCTCTGACTGCTCTGGCTCAGACAAATGTCTCTCACCTGCAAAGACATCAGTGGATAGAGCTGGACCTCAAACATCTGTCAAAACCACCAAGGAGAAACCTCTGGACCTGTCTGCCAAAGAGCTAGAGGAGCTCTCCAATGGATTCCCATCCAAACTGGAGGCCCTGGCCAAGCTGGGGTATCTACCTCCATCTTATCACGGACTGGTTACCAGTCAGGACCGGAGCCTGAAAGAGGGTCTACCTCCACCTGTGAGCACGCCAGCTCAGGATCATCTCAGGACTCCAGATCGTCCTGAGATGATCAGCACTGGGCCTTCCTCTTGGATCGTTCCCTCCCCCattgtgacctctgacctcagcaGAGGCTCCCGAATTCTGAAAAACAAGAGTGCAGATGCTCATCACAAACACTCACCTGGCTCCACAACAGTCCATGTAACCAGTGCTCCCAGTCTTGCCTCAAGGGAAAGACCCTCTGCATCAACCCCCCCTCCACAATCCAAAGTGGAGTGGCGTCGAGTCCCTCCCACTGATGTGGAGAGTAAAGGAGAAACTTGTGCACGCCCTGAAAAACCTCCAGAGAGCCGACCGCCTCCACAGCAGACTCGAGGAGGAAACTCCTCCAGTCAGACCGATGGAGACTCCTACCTCCCCCCTGGCCTAGCTTACACTAACCGCTACATCCCGTACTCGGCTGCTGAGAACATGTCTTTGACCATACCTGGCAAAGGACTGGTCTACTCCCATCAGGCTGCGCTGACCAGCAGCAGCTTTTACCCTCCCCGAATTGCACCAAAACCTCCATATGGAGTTCATCCAAACCAGGGGGACTTCATGACGTACCAGACCTCCCAGGGGGTACCccctccatctgtctcctcCCACCCAGGTCCTGAGCCCCAGGACAAAACCTGGAACAATGCACCACACAGGAACCAGGACAGACTGGACAACGAGAGAGACAAGTCCACAAAACATACCATGAGGTCTTCAGGCAAAAGCCTCCCTGCTGCCTCGGACAATGTGGTCTGTATCGATCTAGTGCGTGAGGACACAGACGAAGACCTGTCCACCAGCAAGCATGGCAGAGACAAGTCTTCCAAACAAGGTGGTAGCAGCTGTAACCAAGTCCAAGACACAGAGCCACGACCTCCAAAAACCCTTCATCCCAGCCAGGCTGCAGAGCCCAGACAAGACATACCACCTTCAAAACCACCCCATCACAACTCCTCTTCATCTCCTGCTGGGGAGATCCTGGAGGAGGTCCCAGGAGAGGAGGAGCCTCTCAGTCCATTCCTGGACATCCCAGAGGAGCAGACAATGCGCTGTGCCCGAACTTCTCCACAGCAGTTTTCTAGAAGACGTAAAACTGGATCCTCTGGTGGTGCTGAGGGCCTGATCGCAGCTGACCATGTGAATAACAAAGCTGAACCAGACGCCTCAGCAGGAGGTCACCCTGAGCACAGACCCTCCAAGAGCAGCAACTCATCTGGTCCGTCCAGCAAGGAGAGTTGTTTTAGTGACCAGAAGAGCAACCTGGGATCAGTGTGTACAGTCATCGGTCCAAAGAGTCCTTCAGACTGTCTAGTCACAGCATGCAGGAGTCTGAATCCCACAGTTATGACCCAGAGGGCCCCACTGACTGCTAACATCAACTCCAGAGGCCCCACATGTAACAGTGGAGATGTGAACAGAAGTTTTGTGGGCCCCTGCTGCAGAAATCTGACTCTGAGGACTCAGACTACTGAACCTGGACTTTTAAGTGGTCCACCTCCTGGAAATAACAAACCAGACTGCAGAAGCGTCAATCCACGACTCACAAACTGTGGAAACCGTGGCGCTGTGCCTTCATCTAGTGAGACCATGAACCGCAGGGCTCCTGAATGTGGGCAGACCTGTTTCAACTGTCCAAACTCTGGAGATGTCCTCTCGGAAGGACAGACCTCTGGAAAAAACAGTCCCAGAGTTACCTGTCAGCACCTTTCATCTGGTTGTCCGACCAACAAACCGCTGCTGAACAAAGACCTGTCCTTGGAGGAGACAGAGTCTACCACTGTCCCCGCTGCCGGTGTAGGAGGTGGGAACGAGGACATCCAGGATAGCACGGACCTGGCAGACGAAGATGAAGGCCCCTGCTGCAGTAAGACTCGGCACTCCAACCTCGCCAAATGCATTGCCAACTCATCCGGCTACGTGGGTGACCGGTTCAAATGTGTGGCCACGGAGCTGGATGCCGACTCCAGCCAGCTGAGTCGAGAGCAGCGAGCGCTGCAG CGAGCCATGCTGCACTTCTCTGAGCTGGAGCTGCAGGAGagcgagggaggaggaggagaggaggaaggaggagaggaacgAGGGCTGACAGCAGCGTCAGGAGAGACGGAGCTGGCAGACGGCCAGCAGGGAGACGcagggaaagaggaggaggaggaggaggaggagaggaggaaagagggaggaggaggaagaactCCCTCTGCAGCCGCCGCCACTGAGGCTCCGCGAG gttttGATCCATCGTGTCCTCACAGCCGCCTCCCCGTCCTCCAAGAGAAGGAGGACGGCCCTGTGGAGGAGCAGAGTTTGATCCGGCAGCGGACCTTCCTGTCGGTGTTTCAGGGAAACTCGCTGACGACACTCGGACATTCACACTGCGGCGCGACGATAAACCGGAGACGACTCCTCAGCCTGGAGCCGTTTCACCAGAGCAGCATTAGcctgaagagagggagggaggaggacagagaggaggacagagagaaggacagagaggacatagaggaggacagagaggaggatggGATGAGcg ATTCCCCCCCCGAGGACTCAAAGAGGCTGAAGGTTCGCATCGAGCTCAACGGCCTCCGACTCAACAAGCCCCGCCTCCCCAGCGAGCTCGGCCAATGGGTGCCGTCCAGCCAGAGGTCGTCAGAGGTCGACAACAAGTGGAAATCGGAGGTCAGGGgtaggtcagaggtcaacgGGGGCTGGTGTGACCCTGCGTTTGTAAGGAGGGACGACCACAGAG ttttctGTGTGGCCCCGCCCTCCTCTGCCACCGCTCTCCTCCGACTGCCCTGCAGCTCCGCCCCCTGGCAACCATCCCagtcctccctctcctcctccttcacctcctccttcaGGTCCTCCCGCCTCCAGGACAAGCATCAGAGGCTGAGGGAGACTCACAGGGCCTCCGGGTTCCTCCCATCTttacctcctcttcctcctccctcctcctcctcacctgaCCTCCACCTCCTCCGCTGCCATGACGACGACCTCCACAAACCGAAGGGCAAACGTTCCTGCAAGACGAAGCACACGGGGGGAGAGATGgcaagggaggaggagagggacggAGGGAGCGACGAGGAGATGAGTGGAGAGGTGAGAGGAGCACTCGTTTCTTTGTTCAGTCTTATTTTGCTTTTCgtttttttcgttttttga